The following proteins are co-located in the Diaphorobacter sp. HDW4B genome:
- a CDS encoding CcoQ/FixQ family Cbb3-type cytochrome c oxidase assembly chaperone, translated as MDISTMRSVATVASLICFVGIWVWAWRRANKSRFDEAAQLPFIED; from the coding sequence ATGGACATCTCGACCATGCGCAGCGTCGCCACCGTGGCATCGCTGATCTGCTTTGTGGGCATCTGGGTCTGGGCCTGGCGTCGTGCCAACAAGAGCCGGTTCGACGAAGCAGCCCAACTTCCCTTCATCGAGGACTGA
- the ccoO gene encoding cytochrome-c oxidase, cbb3-type subunit II, which produces MSDSQTKAASGFSHEKIETNNFLMIVLILLVIAIGGLTEIVPLFFQKSTTVAVDGVKPYTAVQLIGRDIYIREGCYNCHSQMIRPFRAETLRYGHYSVAGEFVYDHPFQWGSKRTGPDLHRVGGKYSDEWHRIHLNNPRDVVPESNMPAYPWLEKTAVDPADAAPRMSALRKVGVPYTDEEIQGAAEQLKGKTEMDALVAYLQVMGRALK; this is translated from the coding sequence ATGTCTGATAGTCAAACCAAGGCAGCGTCGGGTTTCTCGCACGAGAAGATCGAGACCAACAACTTCCTGATGATCGTTCTGATCCTGCTGGTGATCGCCATCGGCGGGTTGACGGAAATCGTTCCGCTGTTCTTCCAGAAGTCCACCACGGTGGCGGTGGATGGCGTCAAGCCCTACACCGCAGTGCAGTTGATCGGCCGTGACATCTACATCCGCGAGGGTTGCTACAACTGCCACTCGCAGATGATCCGTCCGTTCCGTGCCGAGACGCTGCGCTACGGTCACTACTCGGTGGCGGGTGAGTTCGTCTACGACCATCCGTTCCAGTGGGGTTCCAAGCGCACCGGTCCTGACCTGCACCGCGTGGGCGGCAAGTACAGCGACGAGTGGCATCGCATCCACCTGAACAACCCGCGTGACGTGGTGCCCGAGTCCAACATGCCTGCCTACCCATGGCTGGAAAAGACGGCGGTGGATCCAGCGGACGCAGCGCCTCGCATGAGCGCACTGCGCAAGGTGGGGGTGCCCTACACGGATGAAGAAATCCAGGGCGCTGCCGAGCAACTCAAGGGCAAGACCGAAATGGATGCGCTGGTCGCATACCTGCAGGTCATGGGCCGTGCATTGAAGTAA
- the ccoN gene encoding cytochrome-c oxidase, cbb3-type subunit I translates to MESQKAGVSHYNDTVVRQFSIMAVVWGVVGMLVGVIIAAQLTWPELNFGIPWLSYGRLRPLHTNAVIFAFGGCGLFATSYYVVQRTCQTRLFCAPLAAFTFWGWQLVILAAAISLPLGYTSGKEYAELEWPIDILIALVWVAYAIVFFGTVGMRKVKHIYVANWFFGAFILAVALLHIVNSAAIPAGWMKSYSAYAGVQDAMVQWWYGHNAVGFFLTTGFLGMMYYFVPKQAGRPVYSYRLSIVHFWALIFTYMWAGPHHLHYTALPDWTQSVGMVFSLILLAPSWGGMINGMMTLSGAWHKLRDDPVLRFLIVSLSFYGMSTFEGPMMSIKTVNALSHYTDWTIGHVHSGALGWVGLITMGSLYYLVPRLFGRGAKMYSTKAIELHFWMATIGIVLYIAAMWIAGVMQGLMWRAMNPDGTLTYTFVESVKATYPFYAIRLLGGLLYLGGMVVMAWNVWMTAISGRSVNVVIPAANVAHA, encoded by the coding sequence ATGGAATCGCAAAAAGCAGGTGTATCGCACTACAACGACACTGTTGTGCGGCAGTTTTCTATCATGGCCGTCGTGTGGGGGGTGGTGGGGATGTTGGTTGGCGTGATCATCGCCGCCCAGCTGACCTGGCCAGAACTCAACTTCGGCATTCCGTGGCTGAGCTATGGTCGTCTACGGCCTTTGCACACCAACGCGGTGATTTTCGCGTTCGGTGGTTGCGGCTTGTTTGCCACAAGCTACTACGTTGTTCAACGTACATGCCAAACCCGTCTGTTCTGCGCGCCGCTTGCGGCGTTCACGTTCTGGGGCTGGCAACTGGTGATCCTTGCCGCAGCCATCTCGCTGCCGCTGGGCTACACATCCGGCAAGGAATATGCCGAGCTGGAGTGGCCCATCGACATCCTGATCGCGCTGGTGTGGGTGGCCTATGCCATCGTGTTCTTCGGAACCGTGGGAATGCGCAAGGTCAAGCACATCTACGTGGCCAACTGGTTCTTCGGCGCCTTCATTCTGGCGGTGGCATTGCTGCACATCGTCAACAGCGCGGCCATCCCGGCGGGCTGGATGAAGAGCTACTCGGCGTACGCTGGCGTGCAGGATGCCATGGTGCAATGGTGGTACGGCCACAATGCGGTGGGCTTCTTCCTGACCACAGGCTTCCTTGGCATGATGTACTACTTCGTGCCCAAGCAAGCCGGTCGTCCGGTGTACAGCTATCGCCTGTCTATCGTCCACTTCTGGGCGCTGATCTTCACCTACATGTGGGCGGGTCCTCACCATCTGCACTACACCGCGCTGCCTGACTGGACGCAATCGGTGGGCATGGTGTTCTCGCTGATCCTGTTGGCTCCCAGCTGGGGCGGCATGATCAACGGCATGATGACGCTGTCCGGCGCATGGCACAAGCTGCGCGACGACCCCGTCCTGCGCTTCCTGATCGTCTCGCTGTCGTTCTACGGCATGTCGACCTTCGAAGGTCCGATGATGTCCATCAAGACCGTCAACGCGCTGAGCCACTACACCGACTGGACCATTGGCCACGTGCACTCCGGCGCTCTGGGCTGGGTGGGTCTGATCACCATGGGCTCGCTCTACTACCTCGTGCCACGCCTGTTCGGCCGTGGCGCCAAGATGTACTCGACCAAGGCCATCGAACTGCACTTCTGGATGGCCACCATCGGCATCGTGCTGTATATCGCCGCCATGTGGATTGCCGGTGTGATGCAGGGTCTGATGTGGCGCGCCATGAATCCTGATGGCACGCTGACCTACACCTTCGTGGAAAGCGTGAAGGCGACCTATCCGTTCTACGCCATCCGTCTGCTCGGCGGTCTGCTGTACCTGGGCGGCATGGTGGTGATGGCATGGAACGTCTGGATGACAGCCATCTCCGGTCGCTCGGTCAATGTGGTCATTCCCGCAGCCAACGTGGCGCATGCCTGA
- the ccoS gene encoding cbb3-type cytochrome oxidase assembly protein CcoS — protein sequence MDILYLLIPLSVALVLIVLGGLWWAVYRGQFENVDQEAERILKDG from the coding sequence ATGGACATCCTGTATTTGCTCATTCCACTTTCCGTGGCGCTCGTGCTGATTGTTCTCGGCGGACTTTGGTGGGCTGTATATCGCGGCCAATTCGAGAATGTAGATCAAGAAGCTGAACGAATTTTGAAAGACGGTTGA